The Mucilaginibacter mallensis genome has a segment encoding these proteins:
- a CDS encoding DUF5690 family protein, translating to MKILDSGREKVRKWPALAITLLASLAAFSCYTSMYAFRKAFAAGTFEHLSYLHVDYKVWLVLTQMIGYTLSKFYGIRFIAESSSKKRAANLIRLIMVSWLALLFFALVPAPWNIVFMLINGFPLGMIWGLVFSYLEGRKATEFMGAVMSISLIFASGFVKTVARTLMGILPVNQYWMPFCTGLIFLLPFLLSVYCLELIPAPTKEDQQLRTKRAPMNAAQRKNFVSSFLPGIIITLIIYVLLTILRDMRDNFEVEIWANFKIHDNHIYTKTDTIVSLAVLLIISLLILIRDNLKAFMVIHLIIITGCVLAGVATFIFDRSYIGPVAWMCMVGLGLYMAYIPYNAIFYERMIANFHFKSNVGFIIYICDSVGYLGSASVLIFREFSTVNISWGVFFKQTVYTVSIVGGICAIASLIYFRNKTIYHNKENSTKHNDEISKPDHQLDSVGELILQDK from the coding sequence ATGAAGATTTTGGATTCAGGCCGAGAGAAAGTACGCAAATGGCCGGCTTTAGCAATTACCTTACTGGCTTCCCTGGCGGCATTTAGCTGCTATACCAGTATGTATGCCTTTCGTAAGGCATTTGCAGCAGGCACATTTGAGCATTTGAGTTACCTGCATGTTGATTATAAAGTGTGGCTGGTATTAACACAAATGATTGGTTATACCTTAAGTAAATTTTATGGCATAAGGTTTATCGCCGAATCATCGAGTAAGAAAAGAGCAGCAAACCTAATCAGGCTGATTATGGTATCATGGCTGGCATTACTCTTTTTTGCACTGGTTCCCGCACCCTGGAATATTGTATTTATGCTCATTAACGGCTTCCCGTTAGGCATGATATGGGGTTTGGTTTTTAGCTATCTGGAAGGGCGTAAAGCAACGGAATTTATGGGGGCGGTTATGTCAATCAGCCTCATATTTGCTTCGGGATTTGTAAAAACGGTGGCACGCACCTTAATGGGTATTTTGCCTGTTAATCAATACTGGATGCCATTTTGTACGGGCCTGATTTTCCTGTTGCCATTTTTGCTAAGCGTTTACTGCCTTGAATTAATACCTGCACCTACAAAAGAAGATCAGCAGTTAAGAACAAAAAGAGCACCTATGAATGCGGCACAGCGAAAAAACTTTGTAAGCAGTTTTTTGCCGGGCATAATTATTACGCTGATTATTTATGTATTGCTAACTATCCTGCGCGATATGAGGGATAATTTTGAAGTGGAAATATGGGCCAATTTTAAAATACACGACAATCATATTTATACTAAAACCGATACCATTGTATCCTTAGCAGTTTTACTTATTATAAGCCTGCTTATACTTATCAGGGATAATTTAAAGGCCTTTATGGTTATACATTTAATTATTATTACAGGTTGTGTGCTTGCCGGGGTAGCAACTTTTATTTTTGACCGTAGCTACATTGGGCCAGTTGCCTGGATGTGTATGGTAGGGCTGGGGCTATATATGGCCTATATACCCTATAATGCCATTTTTTATGAACGGATGATTGCCAATTTCCACTTTAAAAGTAATGTTGGTTTCATTATTTATATATGCGATTCAGTTGGCTATCTGGGAAGCGCATCGGTATTAATATTTAGAGAATTTAGTACCGTAAATATTAGCTGGGGAGTGTTTTTTAAACAAACGGTGTACACCGTATCAATAGTAGGCGGTATTTGTGCTATAGCTTCATTAATATATTTCCGGAATAAAACAATCTACCACAATAAAGAAAATTCAACTAAACATAATGATGAAATAAGTAAGCCAGATCATCAGCTTGATAGCGTTGGTGAGCTTATATTACAAGATAAATAA
- a CDS encoding TIGR03364 family FAD-dependent oxidoreductase, with product MNTDKYDLIVVGGGILGTFHAYHALLLGKKVLQLEKDNYPVGATVRNFGMVVPSGMTDEWFEYGVRSLEIYQSIQKEFDISVRKNGSVYIASDDDEQTLINELKTYYDTKGYTQKILSKEQILQKYTSVKATYAKEALFFPQEISIEPNLMIYRLQEYMRLKFKEFTLLYNSPAIDCLPVGNDVEVTITNGKKFKSLKAVICNGYEFKLLFPDIFAESGQVVTKLQMMRTVSDHSSGLEGNILTGLTIRRYESFEEYCPSFKSIKTPDHYAELKAYGIHLLFKKAADGSIIIGDSHEYVGVSHFDDLGFATNNYINELMLAEAERIVNIDVRSIAGTWNGFYPQHPKKNILEYDLDDRIHIRTCIGGKGMTAGAGYAENSIQQIFQ from the coding sequence ATGAATACAGATAAATATGATTTGATTGTAGTAGGTGGTGGCATTTTGGGTACGTTCCATGCCTATCATGCTTTACTGCTTGGGAAAAAAGTACTACAGCTGGAAAAGGATAATTATCCGGTGGGAGCAACAGTACGTAATTTTGGTATGGTAGTTCCGTCAGGAATGACAGACGAATGGTTTGAATATGGCGTTCGTTCGCTTGAAATCTATCAGTCGATACAAAAGGAGTTTGATATTTCAGTGCGGAAAAATGGGAGTGTATATATTGCCTCCGATGACGATGAGCAAACCTTGATTAATGAATTAAAAACTTATTATGATACCAAAGGCTATACTCAAAAAATACTTAGTAAAGAACAGATTTTACAAAAGTATACTTCAGTAAAAGCCACTTATGCTAAAGAAGCTCTTTTTTTTCCCCAGGAGATCAGCATAGAACCTAACCTGATGATTTACCGTTTGCAGGAATATATGCGGCTTAAATTCAAGGAGTTTACGTTGTTATATAACTCACCTGCTATTGATTGTTTGCCAGTGGGTAATGATGTTGAAGTAACCATAACTAATGGTAAGAAATTTAAATCGCTCAAAGCAGTAATATGTAACGGTTATGAATTTAAATTACTATTCCCGGATATTTTTGCAGAGAGCGGGCAGGTGGTTACCAAACTTCAAATGATGCGAACTGTTTCAGACCATTCAAGCGGATTGGAAGGAAATATATTAACGGGTTTAACTATTCGCAGATATGAAAGCTTTGAAGAATATTGTCCTTCTTTTAAAAGCATAAAAACACCTGATCATTACGCTGAACTGAAAGCCTATGGTATACACTTGTTGTTTAAAAAAGCAGCGGACGGAAGTATTATAATAGGAGATTCTCACGAATATGTCGGTGTTTCGCATTTTGATGACTTGGGTTTTGCTACTAACAATTACATTAATGAGTTGATGCTTGCTGAGGCGGAACGAATAGTAAACATTGATGTTAGAAGCATTGCAGGCACATGGAACGGCTTTTATCCGCAACATCCTAAAAAAAATATTTTGGAATATGACCTTGATGATCGCATCCACATTCGCACTTGCATTGGAGGCAAAGGAATGACGGCGGGTGCGGGTTATGCTGAAAATAGCATACAGCAGATTTTTCAATAA
- a CDS encoding alpha-L-fucosidase, whose translation MIRKIKKIIVFILIIVLKCFLANAQEYKPTWESLDKRPVPEWFKDAKFGIFITWGVYSVPSYAPKGQYAEWYQYWLQTGAFNGAVAKYHKRVFGDETCYDLAKHFKAELYDPDEWVKLFERSGAKYVIPVAKHHDGYCWWPNKYTEQAWGFPWTAADIGPQRDLLGDLFNALHKTSLKAGVYFSWYEWFNPLYKSNPEKYALQYAIPQAKDLIERYKPDVFWTDGDWEQSDTTWHSTEFLNWLYNESSVKNEIVTYDRYGKGIRFKHGSVYTPEYQPDMEFGDHYFEESRGIGFSYSNNKMEDAWDYNSPQILVLLLSDIVSRGGNLLLDIGPDASGKIPPIMQERLLQIGDWLKINGKAIYNTRKWIRPCQWSIGRKDYKPKRTEGDFKANGGFMLKLTIDPDPGYAVKECFFTVNPGTKEVFAILPKWPDNNRFTIKDMQLKPGTIIRLLETNETLKWKQIGKDVILTFPAFAPNKYKSQYAYALSIQ comes from the coding sequence ATGATAAGAAAGATTAAAAAAATAATTGTTTTTATACTAATTATCGTACTTAAATGCTTCTTGGCGAATGCGCAAGAATATAAACCTACATGGGAAAGTCTTGATAAAAGGCCTGTACCTGAGTGGTTCAAAGACGCTAAATTTGGCATCTTTATTACATGGGGGGTGTATTCAGTTCCTTCATACGCTCCAAAAGGGCAATATGCTGAATGGTACCAATACTGGTTACAAACCGGAGCATTTAATGGTGCTGTGGCAAAATACCATAAACGAGTATTTGGCGACGAAACTTGCTATGATCTGGCAAAACATTTTAAAGCCGAGTTATACGATCCGGATGAGTGGGTAAAGTTGTTTGAAAGATCGGGGGCAAAGTATGTGATACCTGTGGCTAAACATCACGATGGTTATTGCTGGTGGCCAAACAAATACACTGAACAAGCATGGGGCTTTCCCTGGACTGCTGCTGATATAGGCCCCCAAAGAGATTTATTGGGCGATTTATTTAATGCCTTGCACAAAACATCGCTAAAAGCGGGCGTATATTTTTCATGGTACGAGTGGTTTAATCCATTATATAAATCCAATCCTGAAAAATATGCTTTGCAATACGCTATACCTCAAGCAAAAGATTTGATAGAAAGATATAAGCCTGATGTTTTCTGGACTGATGGCGACTGGGAGCAAAGTGATACCACCTGGCATTCAACTGAATTTTTAAACTGGTTGTATAATGAAAGTTCGGTGAAAAACGAAATTGTTACCTATGACCGTTATGGCAAGGGCATAAGGTTTAAACATGGCAGTGTATACACACCAGAATACCAGCCCGACATGGAGTTTGGTGATCATTATTTTGAGGAAAGCCGGGGGATTGGATTTTCATATAGCAATAATAAAATGGAGGATGCATGGGATTACAACTCGCCACAAATACTTGTACTCTTGCTGAGTGATATAGTAAGCAGGGGTGGAAATTTACTGCTTGATATTGGCCCGGATGCTTCTGGAAAAATTCCACCAATTATGCAGGAACGACTTTTACAAATAGGCGATTGGCTCAAAATAAATGGGAAAGCAATCTATAATACCCGGAAATGGATCAGACCATGCCAATGGAGCATTGGACGAAAAGATTATAAACCTAAAAGAACCGAGGGTGATTTTAAGGCAAATGGTGGTTTTATGCTGAAACTAACCATAGATCCTGATCCAGGTTACGCCGTTAAAGAATGTTTCTTTACAGTCAATCCAGGTACTAAAGAAGTGTTTGCCATATTACCAAAATGGCCGGATAATAACCGTTTTACGATAAAGGACATGCAGTTAAAGCCCGGAACAATTATTCGACTATTAGAAACAAACGAAACATTGAAGTGGAAACAGATCGGCAAAGATGTAATACTGACTTTCCCGGCATTTGCCCCCAATAAATATAAAAGTCAATATGCCTATGCCTTAAGCATACAGTAA
- a CDS encoding helix-turn-helix domain-containing protein: MEENTLLEISTRIKEIRRDRNITVQELADRVSVSKGLISQIENNRTVPSLLVLVNIIRALEVDLNQFFKDIAKNSSLAPVIIKRKNEYESFEKEQAVGFLYQRIFTKAFKNSTVDIVLLELEPDATRPMVVTEAFEYKYILAGKVDYIFEDQQYSLSEGDSMLFDGRLPHTPKNVTDQKAIMLIIYFFEQNGNTPVAN, encoded by the coding sequence ATGGAAGAAAATACACTACTTGAAATTAGTACAAGAATTAAAGAAATAAGAAGAGATAGAAATATTACCGTCCAGGAACTTGCAGACCGGGTTAGTGTCAGTAAGGGGTTGATCTCACAAATTGAAAATAATCGTACTGTACCTTCTTTATTAGTTCTGGTAAATATTATAAGGGCTTTAGAGGTTGATCTGAATCAGTTTTTCAAGGATATAGCTAAAAATAGCTCGCTGGCTCCTGTGATTATAAAAAGAAAAAATGAATATGAGTCATTTGAAAAGGAACAGGCCGTAGGATTTCTCTATCAGCGGATTTTTACTAAAGCCTTTAAAAACTCAACAGTTGATATCGTTTTGCTTGAATTAGAACCCGATGCAACCAGGCCGATGGTTGTCACAGAGGCTTTTGAATATAAATATATCCTCGCAGGGAAAGTTGACTATATTTTTGAAGATCAGCAATATAGCCTTTCCGAAGGAGATTCTATGCTTTTTGACGGGCGTTTACCACATACGCCTAAAAATGTAACAGATCAGAAAGCGATAATGCTTATCATCTATTTTTTTGAGCAAAATGGTAATACCCCTGTTGCAAATTAA
- a CDS encoding RagB/SusD family nutrient uptake outer membrane protein has translation MKKIYIIPLSCMLISMLSLYSCKKDSFLNRYPVSSITAESFFNNAADLNTYCNSLYSYVPGSTSVALNDQQSDNYESRPFNLVTAGQITIPATASASTAWNGASWSWLFLYQVNYFLENYQKAVATPAVIDHYVGVARFFRAWFYFDKVKAYGDVPFYGRTVTTADNADLYKARDPRALVIDSVMADLKYAAKYVNSTGPSGTITKWAALALMARVGLYEGTYREYRSISGWQQLLQTADSAALVVMQSGQFKLFSTGNPNTDYQNLFITHSPSDPQSAEIILGKFYSNTIPVYTPLDGDIYAYGVAFSKAFMNNYLTSSGTPFTSVPGYDTMMIKGEFTNRDPRMKQSVLPPTVTYGNLNGAQTMTDARSGYLQIKYYDPATPSYNTNYNAAIEFRLGEMLLVYAEAKAELANSGGGTFTQADLDMSVNLLRDRAGMPHLLMTVPIDPVLAANYSNVSGQLENVLLEIRRERRVELACEGLRYDDIMRWKNGPLLAKPGFGMYFPGLGTYDLNGDGVPDIALVTSLPANKVTGISYFVLGTDFGLSNGTSGNIVPNPGLVKTFTDPKDYLMPLPTQELLLNKNLKQNPGW, from the coding sequence ATGAAAAAGATATATATAATTCCACTATCGTGTATGCTGATAAGTATGTTATCATTATACTCATGTAAAAAAGATAGTTTTTTAAATAGATACCCGGTATCAAGTATCACCGCAGAAAGTTTTTTTAATAATGCAGCTGATTTAAATACCTATTGCAATAGCTTGTATAGCTATGTTCCGGGCAGTACATCGGTGGCGCTGAATGATCAGCAGAGTGATAATTATGAGAGTCGTCCTTTTAACCTGGTAACAGCAGGTCAAATTACAATACCAGCTACTGCAAGCGCAAGCACGGCATGGAATGGCGCAAGCTGGAGCTGGTTGTTTTTGTACCAGGTAAATTATTTTCTTGAAAACTACCAAAAAGCAGTTGCTACTCCCGCAGTAATAGATCATTATGTGGGCGTTGCCCGGTTTTTCAGGGCATGGTTTTATTTTGATAAGGTAAAAGCATATGGTGATGTGCCATTTTATGGCAGAACCGTAACGACAGCGGACAACGCCGACTTATATAAGGCGAGAGATCCGCGTGCGTTAGTAATTGATTCTGTAATGGCCGATCTCAAATATGCAGCTAAGTACGTGAATTCTACCGGTCCTTCCGGAACAATTACAAAATGGGCTGCGTTGGCGCTTATGGCGCGGGTAGGGCTTTATGAGGGGACTTACAGGGAATATCGTTCCATTAGCGGTTGGCAGCAACTTTTGCAAACAGCAGACAGCGCTGCCCTGGTGGTGATGCAAAGCGGGCAGTTTAAATTGTTTAGTACAGGAAACCCAAATACAGATTATCAAAACTTATTTATTACCCATTCGCCTTCTGATCCACAGAGTGCGGAAATCATATTGGGCAAATTCTATAGCAATACCATTCCTGTATATACACCACTTGACGGCGACATCTATGCTTATGGCGTTGCTTTTTCAAAAGCGTTCATGAATAATTACCTAACCTCAAGCGGCACTCCTTTTACCTCTGTTCCGGGTTATGATACAATGATGATAAAAGGCGAATTTACCAATCGCGACCCAAGGATGAAACAATCTGTTTTACCGCCTACGGTAACGTATGGTAACCTTAACGGCGCTCAAACCATGACCGATGCGCGTTCGGGTTATTTGCAGATCAAATATTATGACCCTGCTACACCTTCTTATAATACAAATTACAATGCTGCCATCGAGTTCCGTTTGGGAGAGATGCTGCTTGTTTACGCAGAAGCGAAAGCCGAACTGGCCAACAGCGGAGGGGGCACATTTACCCAGGCCGATCTGGACATGTCTGTTAATTTATTAAGAGACAGGGCAGGTATGCCGCACCTGTTAATGACCGTCCCGATCGATCCCGTTTTGGCAGCAAATTATTCAAATGTATCTGGTCAATTAGAGAATGTGCTGCTTGAAATTCGCCGTGAACGACGCGTAGAATTAGCCTGTGAAGGATTAAGATATGATGATATTATGCGGTGGAAGAACGGCCCTTTGTTGGCAAAACCTGGTTTCGGAATGTATTTCCCCGGTTTAGGAACTTATGACCTGAACGGAGACGGCGTTCCGGACATTGCCCTGGTAACAAGCTTACCTGCAAATAAGGTAACAGGTATTTCTTATTTCGTGCTGGGCACTGACTTTGGTCTTAGTAATGGCACTTCGGGAAACATCGTACCTAATCCTGGTTTAGTAAAAACATTTACTGATCCTAAGGATTACCTAATGCCTTTACCAACCCAGGAGCTGTTACTTAATAAGAATTTAAAACAGAATCCGGGCTGGTAG
- a CDS encoding alpha-L-fucosidase — MQRITTLFLFVYLFSFSVVAQSSYIPSKSNIENRKWFENSRLGLFIHFGVYTQLNDPDEAWAMRRYGVPQYEKFADEFDPKDFNAKRWVSEAKKLGFKYITITTKHHDGFCLFDSKYTDWTIMHHGKYRHDIIKDIAEECHKQGIKLWLYYSILDWHHPDFVFHKEDGGVYAHQLPNPNRDEKKYIQYMKNQLTELLTNYGTVAGIWFDGYWSKNTDRWPFGEIYSLIHKIQSACMIINNHDMFYIPGEDAMVYALYDPFPQHDYDNDPILRKLPLQAMDKSSDKWGYCSKQIYKPVDTLLNNMRKVSERHATFVLNTGPLPDGNIDPHFIDSMEIVHDQLIKK, encoded by the coding sequence ATGCAAAGGATCACCACTTTATTTCTATTCGTTTATCTTTTTTCATTTTCAGTAGTCGCTCAATCATCTTATATCCCTTCTAAAAGCAATATTGAAAACCGGAAATGGTTTGAAAATAGCAGGTTGGGTTTGTTCATTCATTTTGGCGTTTATACACAGTTAAACGATCCTGATGAAGCTTGGGCCATGCGAAGATATGGCGTACCACAATATGAAAAGTTTGCAGATGAGTTCGATCCGAAAGATTTTAACGCAAAGAGATGGGTGTCTGAAGCGAAGAAATTAGGATTCAAATATATTACGATCACTACTAAACATCACGATGGTTTTTGCCTGTTCGATTCAAAATACACGGATTGGACTATTATGCACCATGGCAAATACCGTCACGATATAATTAAAGATATCGCGGAAGAGTGTCATAAACAGGGAATAAAATTATGGCTGTACTATTCAATATTAGATTGGCATCACCCGGATTTTGTATTTCACAAAGAAGATGGCGGAGTTTACGCACATCAGCTACCCAATCCAAACAGGGACGAGAAAAAATATATTCAATATATGAAGAACCAGCTAACGGAATTATTGACTAATTACGGAACTGTTGCAGGGATTTGGTTTGACGGATATTGGTCTAAAAACACGGATAGATGGCCATTTGGTGAAATTTATAGCTTGATCCATAAAATACAATCGGCCTGCATGATCATTAATAACCATGATATGTTTTATATTCCAGGAGAAGATGCCATGGTATATGCGCTATATGACCCATTTCCGCAACATGATTATGACAACGATCCTATTTTGAGAAAATTGCCGCTGCAAGCAATGGATAAAAGCTCAGATAAATGGGGATATTGTTCTAAACAGATATACAAACCAGTTGATACCCTTCTAAATAATATGCGCAAAGTATCAGAAAGGCACGCTACGTTTGTGCTAAATACAGGGCCATTGCCTGATGGTAATATTGATCCTCATTTTATAGACTCGATGGAAATAGTTCATGACCAGTTAATAAAAAAATAA
- a CDS encoding metallophosphoesterase family protein — protein MDRKEFIAKTSFAGSTLLFARIPDLKPKSKKIRFGVITDLHHDIIYDGLPRLSAYIDEMNIKAPDFIIQMGDFCIPKKENLSLIDVWNKFKGPKYHVIGNHDTDGGYTRDQVIEFWNAKAKYYSFDVNGFHFVVLDGNEHNPSPDRPAGYARYISPAQVEWLKTDLDTTTFPIIIFCHQGLDNDAGGLENGTLLRYTLEQANQKADRQKVILVLSGHHHQDYYNHINDIHYVQINSASYQWLGDKYKEIRYSPEVDSAHPNVKYTVPYKDPLWAIIEVDNSGKIRVEGKKTVFVGSSPEKLGVDMTAYVYPIVPYISDREIK, from the coding sequence ATGGATAGAAAAGAATTTATAGCAAAAACAAGCTTTGCAGGTAGCACACTTTTATTTGCCCGTATTCCGGATTTGAAGCCGAAAAGTAAAAAAATAAGATTTGGCGTAATTACTGATTTACACCACGATATTATATACGATGGGTTGCCTCGTTTATCAGCATATATTGACGAGATGAATATAAAAGCGCCTGATTTCATAATCCAAATGGGTGATTTTTGCATTCCAAAAAAAGAAAACCTTTCATTGATCGACGTTTGGAACAAATTCAAAGGGCCCAAATATCATGTAATTGGCAATCATGATACTGACGGGGGATATACCCGTGACCAGGTAATTGAGTTTTGGAATGCAAAGGCTAAATATTATTCTTTTGATGTTAATGGTTTCCACTTTGTAGTTTTAGATGGTAATGAACATAATCCATCGCCCGACAGGCCGGCAGGATATGCACGCTACATTTCACCTGCCCAGGTAGAGTGGTTAAAAACTGACCTGGATACAACCACATTCCCTATTATCATATTTTGTCATCAAGGGTTGGATAATGATGCCGGGGGGCTTGAAAATGGCACCTTGTTAAGATATACGCTTGAACAGGCTAATCAAAAAGCTGACCGGCAGAAAGTTATATTGGTATTGAGCGGACACCATCATCAAGACTATTATAATCACATCAATGATATACATTATGTGCAGATAAATAGTGCTTCATACCAGTGGTTGGGCGATAAGTATAAAGAGATCCGTTATTCTCCGGAAGTTGACAGTGCTCATCCAAATGTTAAATATACGGTGCCCTACAAAGACCCACTATGGGCAATTATTGAGGTCGACAATAGCGGAAAAATAAGAGTTGAAGGCAAAAAGACTGTTTTCGTTGGTTCCTCCCCTGAGAAATTGGGTGTAGACATGACTGCGTATGTTTATCCTATAGTGCCATATATTTCTGATAGGGAAATTAAATAA
- a CDS encoding S8 family peptidase produces MKLPILLRCCFLICLCFLFTACKKSPEPAAKPSTPVFDPSSLNISKSPITSYRLDVKLDNILVAAADITWSSSDIRIATVNSQGFVTALAAGKTDITATLLNGKGSAICKITVIDTNSYKFRIVLKDKGTSGFSISNPSQFLSAKAIARRQKRNIAIDDKDLPISADYIKAIQKVGGVIVAKSKWLGTVSVYCDDELLAYEYKKLPFVKDVFEVWQGKKVTQIPQPGSNDIIQKTGTSSATATRNAAYYGASWLDISMSNGQVLHQNGYEGAGIDIAVIDAGFKGLNTNSTFNNTSIKGAKSFVYENADPFAIDSHGVWVTSCMGVDQPGNYVGTAPAANYWLLRTEDESSEFPIEEDYWASAIEYADSLGVDMVNTSLTYTYHDGPTDNYTYQSMDGKTAVASRAADIAVDKGIFIVCCAGNEQSWVGAPADAPGVLTVGSVNKTGTVDFFSSFGITVDGRVKPDVMALGGGAGVIDIDGKSMVRSGTSYASPIMCGLAACLWQAYPKLTNKDLLDVIRKSADRFDSPVMPYGYGKVDMQKAMLLAKTVSDLK; encoded by the coding sequence ATGAAACTACCTATTCTGTTACGCTGCTGTTTTCTGATCTGTTTATGCTTTCTTTTTACAGCATGCAAGAAATCTCCGGAACCCGCTGCAAAGCCATCCACTCCTGTATTTGATCCATCATCTCTAAACATATCAAAAAGCCCGATAACAAGTTACCGGCTGGATGTTAAGCTGGATAATATCCTGGTAGCGGCCGCTGATATAACATGGAGCTCTTCTGATATCAGGATTGCAACGGTTAACAGTCAGGGTTTCGTAACAGCTCTGGCTGCGGGGAAGACCGATATCACGGCAACGCTGCTTAACGGCAAAGGCAGCGCCATATGCAAGATCACTGTAATCGACACCAATTCCTATAAATTCCGGATCGTGTTAAAAGATAAAGGCACATCGGGATTTTCCATTAGTAACCCCTCGCAATTTCTTTCTGCTAAAGCCATAGCGCGGCGTCAAAAACGCAATATTGCAATAGATGATAAAGATTTACCCATTTCCGCTGATTATATCAAAGCCATACAAAAAGTAGGCGGAGTGATTGTAGCCAAAAGCAAATGGCTAGGCACAGTAAGTGTGTATTGCGACGATGAACTTTTAGCATATGAATATAAGAAGCTTCCTTTTGTGAAAGATGTTTTCGAGGTATGGCAAGGTAAAAAAGTTACGCAGATACCACAGCCCGGATCAAATGATATTATACAAAAAACAGGTACATCATCAGCTACAGCGACAAGAAACGCCGCCTATTACGGTGCATCATGGCTTGATATCAGCATGAGTAACGGACAGGTGCTCCACCAAAATGGGTATGAGGGTGCCGGGATTGATATAGCGGTTATAGATGCGGGATTTAAAGGCTTGAATACTAATTCAACCTTTAACAACACCAGTATTAAGGGAGCCAAGTCTTTTGTTTATGAAAATGCTGATCCTTTTGCTATTGACAGCCATGGCGTATGGGTTACCTCATGCATGGGTGTCGATCAGCCCGGCAATTATGTAGGCACGGCACCAGCGGCTAATTATTGGTTATTACGAACTGAAGATGAATCCTCTGAATTTCCGATTGAGGAAGATTACTGGGCTTCTGCTATAGAATACGCTGATAGTCTGGGCGTTGATATGGTCAACACCTCCTTAACTTATACCTATCATGATGGCCCGACAGACAATTACACCTACCAAAGTATGGACGGCAAAACGGCCGTTGCAAGCCGTGCCGCCGATATAGCTGTGGATAAAGGCATTTTCATAGTATGCTGTGCCGGTAATGAGCAGAGCTGGGTGGGCGCCCCTGCTGATGCACCCGGTGTATTAACAGTAGGCTCCGTCAACAAAACCGGTACAGTTGATTTTTTTAGTTCTTTTGGCATCACCGTTGATGGCCGTGTTAAACCCGATGTTATGGCTTTGGGTGGTGGTGCAGGTGTTATTGACATTGATGGCAAGTCTATGGTCAGGAGCGGCACCTCCTATGCAAGCCCCATTATGTGCGGACTGGCAGCCTGCCTGTGGCAGGCCTATCCCAAATTGACGAATAAAGATCTCCTGGATGTGATTAGAAAATCTGCAGACAGGTTTGATAGCCCGGTAATGCCTTATGGTTATGGTAAAGTTGATATGCAAAAGGCAATGCTATTAGCTAAAACAGTTTCTGATCTTAAATAA